From the Orenia metallireducens genome, one window contains:
- a CDS encoding SDR family oxidoreductase has protein sequence METYLVTGGAGFIGSHIVDKLIAKGKQVIIIDNLSTGKKENINQEAIFYELDIRDNLSELFNQHKIDYIIHHAAQIDIQYSLREPDFDSDVNITGSVNLFNHAVKAGVKKVIYASSAAVYGQPEYLAIDEKHPVNPISYYGISKHTPEHYLKVFKELYNLDYIVLRYANAYGVRQDPKGEGGVISIFVDKFLNNERPIIFGNGEQTRDFVYVDDIAWANLLAVEKGSGEIINISCNVQTSVNELVEIMKETIGSSLEAEYQDARAGDIKDSYLDNTKAKEILGWEAKYDLKRGLKETFEYYR, from the coding sequence TTGGAAACTTATTTAGTAACTGGGGGAGCAGGGTTTATAGGTTCTCATATAGTAGATAAATTAATAGCAAAAGGTAAGCAGGTGATTATAATTGATAACCTCTCTACAGGAAAGAAGGAGAATATAAATCAAGAAGCAATTTTCTATGAGTTGGATATTAGAGATAACCTGTCTGAATTATTTAACCAGCATAAAATTGACTATATTATTCATCACGCTGCTCAGATTGATATTCAATACTCTTTGCGTGAGCCTGACTTTGATTCTGATGTCAATATAACTGGTAGTGTTAATCTCTTTAACCATGCTGTAAAAGCTGGAGTGAAGAAGGTAATCTATGCTTCTTCGGCTGCTGTTTATGGACAACCTGAATATTTGGCTATAGATGAGAAACATCCAGTTAACCCTATCTCTTATTATGGGATATCTAAGCATACCCCTGAGCACTATTTAAAAGTTTTTAAAGAATTATATAATTTAGATTATATTGTCTTACGTTATGCCAATGCTTATGGAGTTCGTCAAGATCCTAAAGGTGAAGGTGGGGTTATCTCTATCTTTGTTGATAAGTTTTTGAATAATGAAAGACCGATTATCTTTGGAAATGGGGAGCAGACAAGGGACTTTGTATATGTTGATGATATAGCTTGGGCTAATTTACTGGCTGTGGAAAAGGGAAGTGGAGAGATTATTAATATCAGTTGTAATGTACAGACCTCAGTTAATGAGTTGGTAGAGATTATGAAGGAAACAATAGGAAGCAGTCTAGAAGCTGAGTATCAAGATGCTAGAGCGGGAGATATCAAAGATAGTTATTTGGATAATACTAAGGCTAAAGAAATTTTAGGCTGGGAAGCGAAATATGATTTAAAAAGAGGACTTAAAGAGACCTTTGAGTATTATAGATGA
- a CDS encoding sugar transferase, which produces MSELESRVNTFSPELIKEVSLDKSGYLFVKRIIDLLVAIIGLIITSPILLLTAIVIKLESPGPIIFKQARLGENGKEFTIYKFRSMVKNAEAKTGAVWAKKNDCRVTKVGKFIRKTRIDELPQFFNILIGDMTLVGPRPEREVFIEEFDRKYPGFKNRMLVKPGVTGLAQVKGGYDLTPGQKLRLDMLYIKNRSTLLDLEIMIRTALVMIFGDGAR; this is translated from the coding sequence ATGTCTGAATTGGAAAGCAGAGTCAATACTTTTAGTCCAGAATTAATAAAGGAGGTAAGTTTAGATAAGAGTGGTTATCTATTTGTTAAACGTATAATTGATCTTCTGGTGGCAATTATAGGCTTAATTATTACTTCACCTATCTTATTGCTTACAGCCATTGTAATTAAGTTAGAATCTCCTGGACCAATAATCTTTAAACAAGCTCGTTTAGGTGAGAATGGAAAGGAGTTTACAATTTATAAGTTCAGGTCTATGGTTAAAAATGCTGAGGCTAAAACTGGAGCTGTTTGGGCTAAGAAGAATGACTGTCGGGTAACTAAGGTAGGTAAGTTTATTCGTAAGACTAGAATAGATGAATTACCTCAATTTTTTAATATTTTAATTGGTGATATGACTTTGGTTGGTCCACGACCAGAACGGGAGGTTTTTATAGAGGAATTTGATAGAAAATATCCTGGGTTTAAGAACCGTATGTTAGTAAAGCCTGGTGTAACTGGGTTGGCTCAAGTAAAAGGTGGATATGATTTAACTCCTGGACAGAAATTAAGACTGGATATGCTATATATAAAAAATAGAAGTACTTTATTAGATTTAGAGATTATGATTAGAACAGCTTTGGTAATGATATTTGGTGATGGAGCAAGATAA
- a CDS encoding tyrosine-protein phosphatase, whose product MIDIHTHILPNVDDGAKDLSESLEIAREAERQGVTMIVATPHYMEEGYGISPAETKKRVEELQEELNRAEINIKILPGAEIYIMPNLAKRLKEGIVPTINNGRYILVEFPMTKIPDYTDNLLYDLKVMGYTPIIAHPERYKEIQTDPNRLYYWVKDGILAQLNAGSLLGMFGSEVKETAEVLVNHNMVQLMASDLHSNNHRRECLPEGYDRLEQLIGERANRYQKNAVAIINDDEVNAIGLCRYEERKGLLEKLKRRLSFG is encoded by the coding sequence GTGATAGATATTCATACTCATATACTTCCAAATGTCGATGATGGAGCAAAAGACTTAAGTGAGTCATTAGAGATTGCTCGTGAAGCAGAGCGACAAGGTGTTACTATGATTGTAGCTACTCCCCATTATATGGAAGAGGGATATGGAATTAGTCCTGCTGAGACTAAGAAGCGAGTAGAAGAGCTGCAGGAAGAACTTAATAGAGCAGAGATAAATATTAAGATTTTACCGGGAGCAGAGATCTATATTATGCCTAATTTAGCTAAACGGCTTAAAGAAGGTATAGTGCCGACTATTAATAATGGTAGATATATTTTAGTAGAATTTCCTATGACTAAGATTCCTGATTATACTGATAACCTACTTTATGATTTAAAGGTGATGGGATATACTCCAATTATTGCTCACCCTGAACGGTATAAAGAGATACAGACAGATCCTAATCGACTATATTATTGGGTAAAGGATGGTATTTTAGCTCAGCTTAATGCAGGTAGCTTATTAGGAATGTTTGGTTCTGAGGTAAAAGAGACAGCAGAAGTCTTAGTAAATCATAATATGGTGCAATTAATGGCTTCAGATTTACATTCAAATAATCATAGAAGAGAATGTTTACCAGAGGGATATGATAGACTAGAGCAGTTGATTGGAGAAAGAGCCAATAGATATCAGAAGAATGCTGTTGCTATCATTAATGATGACGAGGTTAATGCTATTGGATTATGTAGATATGAAGAGAGAAAAGGACTACTTGAGAAGTTAAAGAGAAGATTAAGTTTTGGTTAA
- a CDS encoding CpsD/CapB family tyrosine-protein kinase: MFNIFKKNNKKDSRSLLKTRNNELIVKHNPKSPASEAYRSIRTNISFLSPDNPLTKIAVTSSGPSEGKSLTIANLAVSMAQNGKKVVIIDADMRKPMQHKFYDLPNFEGLSNILTSEIEFEDGLRETGIDGLKVVTTGTVPPNPAELLNSKRMEEVIKKAEKEADMVFIDTPPVIAVTDAAVLSNKVDGIILIVASHQTEEQMMVRAKENLDKANANIIGTIITKYPVSTKGGYYNYYYYYGNSFKG, translated from the coding sequence ATGTTTAATATATTTAAGAAGAATAATAAGAAGGATAGTCGAAGCCTCTTAAAGACTCGTAATAATGAATTGATAGTTAAGCATAATCCTAAGTCCCCTGCTTCTGAAGCTTATCGGTCTATTAGAACTAATATTAGTTTTTTAAGCCCTGATAATCCATTGACTAAGATTGCAGTTACTAGTAGTGGTCCTAGTGAAGGAAAGTCCTTAACCATTGCTAATCTAGCTGTTTCTATGGCGCAGAATGGAAAGAAGGTTGTTATCATAGATGCAGATATGCGTAAACCAATGCAGCATAAGTTCTATGATCTCCCTAACTTTGAGGGCTTAAGTAATATCTTAACTAGTGAAATTGAGTTTGAGGATGGATTACGAGAGACGGGGATAGATGGCTTAAAAGTCGTGACAACAGGAACAGTTCCTCCTAACCCTGCTGAACTATTGAATTCAAAGCGTATGGAAGAGGTCATCAAAAAGGCAGAGAAAGAAGCTGATATGGTCTTTATAGATACACCACCTGTGATTGCTGTAACCGATGCTGCAGTCTTATCCAATAAGGTGGATGGTATTATATTGATAGTAGCTTCTCACCAAACAGAAGAACAGATGATGGTTAGAGCTAAGGAGAATCTAGATAAAGCTAATGCCAATATTATTGGAACTATAATAACTAAATATCCTGTAAGTACTAAGGGTGGATACTATAATTATTACTATTATTATGGAAATAGCTTTAAGGGATAG
- a CDS encoding GumC family protein, with product MEQFEQDMIEIDLREYFSIIWHRKWFVIGAMVIALLASYFISINITKIYQSSTLVMVKEDNGMENLFSEQLSFGMGKNDKVGTYTEILQSRRILTKVIEKLDLRDLETGELISIKELREMISISGGENNLITITVNYSDAEMARNIANTIVEEFMEENREMNSVELKGADKFITEQLAKTESKLIELEDRLLNYKEEHGVILPSEQGKVTLEKLTEVETAKAKAEVELKQSEVSLAEVSKKLAEEDKEITSTKVITDNPIVKNHQQQLANLEVELAGLKESYTDKHPKILELEKKREEIKNRLEEAVTEIVSSKTKTINPLYSSLKSNVISLQTNIIATASQLKTYQAQINQIKEELSALPEKELALARLQRESKVTESIYTMLRQKKEETQIQEAMKTSDIIVVDPAIASELPIKPNVKLNMVVAMMLAIFVAVGVIFLIEYLDTTIKDESDVERLTGLPVLGMTPHLDMIDHSQGYGRGE from the coding sequence TGAGCAAGATATGATAGAGATAGATTTGCGTGAATATTTTAGTATAATCTGGCATCGTAAATGGTTTGTTATCGGTGCAATGGTAATAGCCCTATTAGCAAGTTATTTTATCAGTATCAATATAACTAAGATATATCAATCCTCTACCTTAGTAATGGTCAAAGAGGATAATGGCATGGAGAACTTATTCAGTGAGCAGCTCTCCTTTGGGATGGGAAAGAATGATAAGGTAGGTACTTATACTGAAATTCTACAAAGTAGGAGAATTTTAACTAAGGTTATTGAAAAATTAGACTTAAGGGATCTAGAGACAGGTGAATTAATCTCAATTAAAGAGTTAAGAGAGATGATTTCTATCAGTGGTGGAGAGAATAATCTGATTACGATTACTGTAAATTATTCAGATGCGGAGATGGCTAGAAATATAGCAAATACTATAGTAGAAGAGTTTATGGAAGAGAATCGGGAAATGAATAGTGTTGAACTAAAGGGAGCAGATAAATTTATTACTGAACAATTGGCTAAGACTGAAAGTAAATTGATAGAATTAGAAGATAGATTATTAAATTATAAAGAAGAACACGGAGTTATTCTACCTTCAGAGCAGGGCAAGGTTACTTTAGAGAAGCTAACTGAGGTGGAGACAGCTAAGGCTAAAGCTGAAGTGGAGTTAAAACAGAGTGAAGTTAGCCTAGCAGAGGTGAGTAAAAAGTTAGCAGAGGAAGATAAAGAGATTACATCTACTAAGGTTATAACTGATAATCCAATAGTGAAGAACCATCAACAGCAATTGGCTAATTTAGAGGTTGAGCTAGCAGGTTTGAAGGAGTCATATACTGATAAGCATCCTAAGATATTGGAGTTAGAGAAGAAGAGAGAAGAGATTAAAAATCGTTTAGAAGAAGCAGTGACTGAGATAGTTAGCTCAAAAACTAAGACGATTAATCCTCTTTACAGTTCTCTAAAGAGTAATGTGATTAGCTTACAGACTAATATTATTGCTACAGCAAGTCAGCTAAAGACTTATCAAGCACAGATTAATCAAATTAAAGAGGAGTTAAGTGCTTTACCAGAAAAAGAACTTGCGTTAGCTAGACTCCAAAGAGAGAGTAAGGTAACTGAAAGCATTTATACTATGTTACGCCAGAAGAAAGAGGAGACACAGATTCAAGAGGCGATGAAGACTTCTGATATTATAGTGGTAGATCCAGCAATTGCTAGTGAGCTTCCTATTAAACCTAATGTTAAGTTGAATATGGTAGTTGCTATGATGCTAGCGATATTTGTAGCTGTGGGAGTAATCTTCTTAATTGAATATCTAGATACAACAATTAAGGATGAAAGTGATGTAGAGCGTTTGACAGGATTGCCTGTATTGGGTATGACTCCTCATTTGGATATGATAGATCATTCCCAAGGTTATGGAAGGGGAGAATAA